A window from Chitinophaga filiformis encodes these proteins:
- a CDS encoding peptide MFS transporter: MTQTAVEQPVITPSPKGKGHHKGLYVLFFTEMWERFGYYLMIGIFFLYLIDPSSNGGKGFDTTKAADLVGSYIALVYLSPFIGGLLADRYLGYRRAVILGGILLASGYFSLAFPGDLAMYAGLGLIIIGNGFFKPNIGTILGNIYNREDLKAKKDVAYNIFYMGVNIGAFICNFVAAYLRNHYGWGHAFAAAGIGMLVGLAIFASNLKTIAEGDVRKPASSDEMSTAKILSSALLPAVIAAVIGYFISSPALLGHTLFGTKSNDAFLFACVPIVIFYIRLFSTSKQKEDKRGLGALLAFFAVAIIFWVIYNQNSTGLTIWADQYTDRQMSPAMENAAQPFGMLQTVTTEPHKVTQIDEHFRAIKDANGNTIEVMGADPYFQNLPKDQWPKEGNKLRLLSTEIFQSINPFFIVAFSLIVIGIFGWLAKRGKEPTTPVKVAIGIFLAAGSSLLMVIAASMTDVYVDKSSMAWLFGTYAVFTVGEILVSPIGLSMVSKLSPPRVTALMMGGWYLVNAIAGKVAGLMATFWDSFTNKTTYFLILVISAGIAGVVMLILSKWIARVVKEKTGSY; the protein is encoded by the coding sequence ATGACTCAAACTGCTGTTGAGCAGCCTGTAATCACGCCTTCCCCGAAGGGGAAAGGGCACCACAAGGGATTGTACGTACTCTTTTTTACAGAAATGTGGGAACGTTTCGGCTATTACCTGATGATCGGCATTTTTTTCCTTTACCTGATTGATCCATCTTCCAACGGCGGTAAAGGGTTTGACACCACCAAAGCAGCGGACCTTGTCGGTTCTTACATCGCATTAGTTTACTTATCTCCTTTCATCGGCGGCCTGCTGGCCGACCGCTATCTTGGTTACCGCAGGGCGGTGATACTGGGAGGGATCCTCCTGGCTTCGGGCTATTTCTCCCTTGCGTTCCCCGGTGACCTTGCCATGTATGCAGGCCTTGGCCTGATCATTATCGGTAACGGGTTTTTCAAACCCAATATCGGCACCATCCTGGGTAATATTTATAACCGGGAAGACCTCAAGGCCAAAAAAGACGTGGCCTACAACATCTTTTACATGGGCGTGAACATCGGCGCCTTCATCTGCAACTTCGTAGCGGCCTACCTCCGTAACCACTACGGCTGGGGGCACGCTTTCGCCGCTGCGGGTATAGGTATGCTGGTAGGTCTGGCTATTTTTGCTTCCAACCTGAAGACCATCGCCGAAGGCGATGTACGGAAGCCAGCCTCTTCAGACGAAATGTCTACCGCCAAGATCCTGAGCAGCGCCTTGCTGCCAGCAGTGATTGCCGCCGTGATTGGTTATTTTATTAGCAGCCCCGCCCTGCTCGGTCACACGCTGTTCGGTACCAAATCTAATGATGCCTTCCTGTTTGCCTGCGTACCCATTGTTATCTTCTACATCCGCCTGTTCAGCACTTCAAAGCAGAAAGAGGATAAACGCGGTCTCGGCGCCCTGCTGGCCTTTTTTGCAGTGGCTATCATCTTCTGGGTGATCTATAACCAGAACAGTACCGGCCTCACCATCTGGGCAGACCAGTATACTGACCGCCAGATGTCTCCAGCCATGGAAAACGCTGCTCAACCTTTCGGTATGCTGCAAACAGTAACCACAGAACCTCACAAGGTAACCCAGATAGACGAGCATTTCCGCGCTATCAAGGACGCCAATGGCAATACCATTGAGGTAATGGGCGCTGATCCTTACTTCCAGAACCTTCCAAAGGACCAATGGCCCAAAGAAGGCAATAAGTTAAGGCTACTCTCCACAGAGATCTTCCAGTCCATCAACCCATTCTTTATCGTGGCTTTCAGCCTTATCGTGATAGGCATATTCGGCTGGCTTGCCAAACGTGGTAAAGAGCCTACCACCCCGGTGAAGGTAGCCATCGGCATCTTCCTGGCAGCGGGTTCGTCTTTACTGATGGTGATTGCAGCCTCCATGACCGATGTATATGTAGATAAAAGCTCTATGGCCTGGTTGTTTGGCACCTATGCAGTATTCACGGTGGGTGAGATACTGGTGAGCCCGATCGGCTTGTCAATGGTATCTAAACTGTCTCCTCCCCGTGTAACAGCCCTGATGATGGGTGGCTGGTACCTGGTAAATGCCATTGCCGGTAAAGTGGCCGGTCTGATGGCTACCTTCTGGGACAGTTTCACCAATAAAACTACTTATTTCCTGATCCTTGTGATCTCTGCCGGTATTGCCGGTGTGGTAATGCTGATCCTCAGCAAGTGGATAGCCCGGGTTGTGAAAGAGAAAACGGGTTCGTACTAA